In the genome of Actinomadura graeca, one region contains:
- a CDS encoding FMN-dependent NADH-azoreductase — MTTLLHLDSSARRRSVSRELGDAFAGAWREANPEGRYVHRDLAADPVPFIGEAWTELCDHVLAHEITEIARYKEAVRTPAQAEAWGIVEPLLDELVAADVVLIATPMYNFSVPASLKAWIDQVTFPRMSLAGRRFVIASARGGSYKPGAPREPYDHQERFLRDFIAGHFGVQDVAAVAAELVNSRLDPALERLRAVHEQSYADALRTARTLGGGY, encoded by the coding sequence ATGACCACGCTGCTGCACCTGGACTCCAGCGCCCGCCGCCGTTCCGTGAGCCGGGAGCTCGGGGACGCCTTCGCCGGCGCCTGGCGGGAGGCGAACCCGGAGGGCCGCTACGTCCACCGCGACCTGGCGGCCGATCCCGTCCCCTTCATCGGCGAGGCGTGGACGGAGCTGTGCGACCACGTCCTGGCCCACGAGATCACCGAGATCGCCCGGTACAAGGAGGCGGTCCGGACGCCGGCCCAGGCCGAGGCGTGGGGGATCGTCGAGCCGCTGCTGGACGAGCTGGTCGCCGCCGACGTCGTCCTCATCGCCACGCCGATGTACAACTTCTCCGTCCCCGCGTCGCTCAAGGCGTGGATCGACCAGGTCACGTTCCCGCGGATGTCGCTGGCCGGGCGGCGGTTCGTCATCGCCTCCGCGCGCGGCGGCTCGTACAAGCCCGGCGCGCCCCGCGAGCCCTACGACCACCAGGAGCGGTTCCTGCGCGACTTCATCGCCGGGCATTTCGGGGTGCAGGACGTGGCGGCGGTGGCCGCCGAGCTGGTCAACAGCCGCCTCGACCCGGCGCTGGAGCGGCTGCGGGCCGTCCACGAGCAGTCGTACGCGGACGCGCTGCGGACGGCGCGCACGCTCGGGGGCGGGTACTGA